In Mugil cephalus isolate CIBA_MC_2020 chromosome 7, CIBA_Mcephalus_1.1, whole genome shotgun sequence, the sequence CTGCTGTCCTTCAGTGGCAGTGCAAGTGTCTTTAGGTGGTGATGAGCTGGATTTCCTCAACCAGTCACATCTGAAAAATATTGACATTAAAACTATGCTGTATATTGTgttagaattttatttttcattattatgtatCTACTGTTTTACAGGGTCCAgtgctgtgactgatgtgtttgtgaagagaggagaggatgtaCTTCTGGAAGTCATGGATGATGTTACAAAGAAATTTGATTTCTTTATCTGgaaatttaatataattaatgtTTTAGTAGGATATTTACCTGGTAGAAAACCAACAGTCTCTAAAGGTTACACTGGAAGGGTTGAGTTCTCTGTGGAAAATTactcagtgaaattaaagtatCTACAAGATGACGACAGTGGAGTTTATGAGGCACAAGTAACAGGAGCTAAAGAACAAACAATAGCTAAATACATGGTCACAGTTCAAGGTAggtttctgaacatttcacactgacagagaacatctgctgtcatgtttgtaaacctcctcacacctACCTTCCTCTATCaggtccagtgtctccagttgatctgaatccagactctgtgtccaACAGCTCAGACTCCTGTTCCctcactgtgacctgcagcacagaggactcacacatcagcagcactttcacatgtgacaccaaaacctgctctcaggagggaggagaccaaTCAAAGGTCACCAACTCTGGTGCTTCCCTCCGTGTCCACCTGTTGAATGGAACAATCATCTGTCACCATAGCAACCAAGTCAGCTGGACTCAGAAGAATATGACACAGATTCAGGATCTCTGTCCCCTACATGCTGGTGAGactgacagacaaaacatttatctaataataacataaaggtTCATGTATCTGAACCTGTTGTGGTTTTGCTCTGacagttttctcatgtttgcaggtctctctgatggtgtctccatctgtctggtgaAGACAGTCGTGTTCTCTGTTGGTCTGATCATCATGGTGTCTGTCGTCATCAGTGTCCACCTCATGGAGAAGATcaggaaactgaaataaacagttctCCTCTAATCAAATGAACATAGAGCTCAATCTCTTGTAGTGAACATCTTATAGCTgccttttaattattttctcttaCATCActggttttagtttgttgtcTTTGAGTTAAACACAGAAAATCCTTTATAATAAATATAGTAGTACCTGAACAAAGGCAGAAATGATGGAGACTACAAACCAGCAACATGATGTAAACAACGGACCATAAGAAACTTTTACAAATAGAAGTTTTGCAAAAGTTTCTCAATGAAGGGAATTCATGCAACACTTACATAATAttcagatacacacacaaaaactgttcaggaacagctaaaaaaaaacatgaataacagcacaaggtgttgacctggcctcaacattcactagatccgaaactggtcaagtatctgtgggatgatccacagagacccctcccctcaacgaATAGGACCCAAAcgcccccattaacaacatctgatgagtcacaactgttttggagttataagggagacaaacacaatattaggaaagtggtcataatgttatgcctgatcagtgtttgtCCTGTAATCTTTGTGTCATaataaactggagaaaaaaaaatacagtacagtatattaGTGGCAGCTCTTCACCACATACTTGACAAGCTGATGGTAACTCCACAGATATTAAATTAACATACTTTATAAATCCTATTTCTGACAGCTGTTGGTTGTGAAGCCTCTAGAGTTGAACTCTGTTGACCAACTACAACTAATAAATTCTTTCTGGGAAAATATATTTGTCATCATTAATTTAACTTGTTGTTCCCTGAGAACTCAAACGGCAACAGTTTGAACAGATGGATCAAAGTCATTTAATCAGTTcagagaaagtgagaagaaaacagcagaaagggACAGAGAGGTTCAGAGAGCAAAGTTAGCATGATCATAAGAGCCACATTAAAGGGACATAATTCAGAATCAGATGTCATGCTCAGTCATAGACATGTATtacagcttgtgtttttgttcattctgtgactttatagaaaataaaagtcatgttCATCATGTGTAACATGTTCAGCGTGGAATCAGTGATAGATCTATAGCACATAACACAGTGAGTGAAAGCAACGCAAAATATGtgattcaaaaacatttaatgacacTTGAATGAAGAAAGTAAACCTTCTTCTGGCACTAAAACACAACCATCAAAATAAACCTGTACAAAACAGCATGTGCCGACTGTTCTGTGTCCTATATGTTCTTTTGCAGCAGTAGAATTAGCTGTGAaataaactgacacacacaaacactgaatatcttaaatacaatgaaaatatgtaaaacatgaaatgtaaatactgCAGCATACTGCTATCTTACAGTGCACTGGCTTCAAGCCCACATTCATGTACTGTAAATTAATTTCTGTATAATTCAGGATCATCATTTTTAACACAACACATTCCTTCATTCTGAGAGATATCTGAAGTTTATGAGGTTCGTGCTTGAATTGGAAGTGGAACTATTCGTTTAATAGATTTTAACACAACTACACATTAAAAAACTGCCTACAAATCACAACATAATTGAgtttaatcttttaaaattacattttatgtgttaaaatatgatttttggtttaaatatatataaatataaataataatctccTTCGGTAGCAGTAACCTCAACGTTGAGCTTCACTTCAAGTATCTTAATATCCAATCTTAATAatactaaaaacaaaatacataaaatatcaaatgtgaTTTGTTCATTCAAACCCACATCCATGTGCTGTAAACTCTTTTGTGCACAAAGTGGAACAATCATTTTGTCCATTGTTGTCAACACAACatattgtttttgcattttggaAACTATTTTAAAAGGTCCTCACTGCAGTGATGATCCTGTTTGTTACACTTAACTTTTTTACGTTTATGCATCAGTCTAACTTTAATTTCTACTGTTTGTACAATACTGTGAAGCCCAGATCATGTCAGGACCAGTTAACAGGGTTGTGTTAACAATGATATACAATATTTACAGTATGTCCtgtcctgtttctgtttctcctgtttctctcaGGACTTGGCAGCCTTTCATATCATTGCATAGAGACTCTCTGGCTGATTGTTGGTTTTAGTCTCAGTGGATCCTCTGGGTCCAGTATTTTGCCCGACCAAGCTGTaggtggaggatggagaaaGAGCTGAATCACGATCTGCTGAACGCTGATTGAAGAAAAAGTGACAGTCAACATTTTTAGCAAGTGTTCGATCATCCATACTCTATCCTTCAGAAACTACACTTTCTTGTAGCATGACAACAAAAGACAGTGAGTGTAGATTTGGTCTGAGTCTTATTCTAACAGTGGTCTTAGTTTTCATTCTAATGAGCATTAATTTactatgttttttgttttcaatctgTGAGAATATGAGGCAGTGCAAACTTCTTCGCTAGTATGAAATCAGTAGTTCATCATGTTACCTGGAGCGagctaaaatacaaaacaaaacaaaacaaaaagacagaaaactgcaCATAATGTCGCCACTTCATCCCATTGATCTCATTGTGACGCCATCCTGTAAAAGTCTGAGCCCAGACTGACTCTAGACTCACTGGTGGTTGATTTGTTTGGCTCATTCTAAGAAATTTTGGAATATAcactgcactttttaaaaataatacatatatatatatgactctCGCGGTCCTAAGAGGCGCTTCATCAGTTTATCATGGTGCACTCTAAGAAAAACAGGTTCATCACAAGTGCTCTGGAGATCCTTTCGTGTGCATGAGGATGCAGATGTGGATATGTAAGTTTTCACTCTCCagtgatttctgttttattagtaGAAAGTGTtgattttgtcatttccacCTTGTTCTAAATTCTTTTGAGAATCAGAATATCAAGGGCCTTTCgtcaaagagaaaaaatagaaatgaaaaaatagaaTGATTGTTGCTGCATAATTAAGGTTTTTACATGTTCCAAACATCACCTCCACCTACAGGTTCAAATCAACATGTCGTATACATTATAGATATAATATGAATATACATACAAATGTCTTGTTACTGTTTTGGACATGAAATGAATAACGTGTCATTCTAAATCATCTCTGGTTGTATTTGTCACAGTAAATGAGATTAAACTCTTCTTCATTGGTTTGTTATTGGTTAATGATAAATTAGTAAACACTACCTCTCACATATTTCATTTGAGGACCAGCAGTGTGAGCACAGGCTGATGATTGTCAGCATGgttatcaaatattttattattgtgacCTATACttcagccagacaccagggggagctctacttgcatTGGCTTCACTTCAGGGGAGGGGTCTAGTTGTCCAGTAGACAGTCTATGATCCTGAGGCCAGTTTGGTTAGAAGTCAAGAAGAGGATTAATGTCCAACTGATGTCCTGGAATCAAAGCTCAATGGTAAAAATTACCCAAAATCCCAAATTCTCAAAACCTGACACTTACCACAGAACGTCCATACAATGGATTTTTTATGGTCTTTCTGTCACCTGCaagtcagaaataaagaaatgaatggtAATTAGATTCTTTCGTGGCAGTCTGTGGCCATTTCTGTTACTTGCaattttttgccattttattccACATTTATTCCAAATGTCATGTATGTATCAATAATTCTaatgtcacacagacacacacttaaagtCTCCATATGTGATGTTTTCTAATGTGGCTGATCACAAGTGAATGATTCAGAGAATGAATGAGCTTAGAACAGCTGTAAACTATCATGAAGACTAAATACAGAATAACTTTAACTGTATGATTAGTGTTACTGGATTgtttaacaacacaaacagtattAATGTGTGAGAGAGCAGGTAATAAAATAGATTCATCTTTCTACTTTGTAATTTAAGATGTAATAAACATTTGGACTTACGTTTTCTTCTCTTATAAAGGAGACAACTTCCAACAACCATCATAAGGACACCAACAAATATCATGATGATTGTACTAATAGGGCCAAAGGGATGTTCAAGTCCtgtacagaaaaacaaaaaaaaaaggtttagaagATGATGCCTGGTTTCAGTCACTCTACATAGTTCATCTTGTGTTAGTGTAACATTGTGTCTTGGAAGCTTTACCTTTGACCAACTATGTCTTTGTCTAAATGTCTTGACAGATaccttcatttatatttaaaattagtttaatataaattttcctttttaggagaaaaaaataagagaacaaatgtcttttttgcaTCTAAATTGGTCGATtgaaccataaaaaaaaaaagataagctTAAAATGGAAAACTACTGACCTTCCAAAAGATACTGCAAAACCACTTTAATTACTTTATGTATTCAGTCTGTCAGTCTCACCAGCATGTAGGGGACAGAGATCCTGAATCTGTGTCCTATTTTCCATCCAGCTGACTTGGTTGCTATGGTTACAGATGATTGTGTCATTCAACAGGTGGACACGGAGGGAAGCACCAGAGTTGGTGACCTTTGAttggtctcctccctcctgagagTAGGTTTGATTGTCACATTTGAAAGTGCTGTTGATGTGTgagtcctctgtgctgcaggtcacagtgaggttacaggagtctgagctgatggacacagagtctggatTCAAAtcaactggagacactggacctgatggaggaaagtaggtgtgaggaggtttacaaacatgacagcagatgttctctgtcagtctgtgaaatgttcagaaacctaccttgaactgtgaccatgtatttagttattgtttgttctttatCTCCTGTCACTTGTGCTGTATAAACTCCACTGTCATCATCTTGTAGATTCTTTAATTTCAATGAGTAATTTTCCACAGAGAACTCAACCCTTCCATTGTAACCTTCAGAGACTCTTGGTCTCCACCAGGTGAATATCTTACTAAAACATTGCTTGTATTAAATCGTCCAGACAAACAACATCAAATTCCTTTGGAGCATCATCCATGACTTCCAGAAGtacatcatctcctctcttcacaaacacatcagtcacagcacTGGACCCTGTAAAACAGTAGatacataataatgaaattagatcaatcataaatactgtatttctgtACCTAACTTCCAACACAATGTCAGTGATCagttaaataatgaatgtgtATATTTATCTCATCTGGATTTGTTAAGGAGTGGATTCTCATTTGTAGCTGAAAACATCTTTACCTGCTTTGACTCAGTGTGTATTTATGAcaagtgacagagaaagaaagaggtcagTAAAAGTCTTATGGACTCTTctgttgattgttgtgtttctcagtgtGCTGTGTATTATTATCCCATGTCTTTATAGAGTTTTAGCTGAAATAGTTGAGTGAaacctcttcatcatcaacaaccactgatgtgtctgttttttattttcttccttttcgtTCCATCATTTGTTACGACAGAGCTCTCAGACGTACGActcatttatctttaaaatatttctgagcctcaaagaaacatgtgaacaaacagtGACCACGTCAGTTTGTCCAAGTTcagcttcacagcagacatgtgtCTACTGCACATATGTCTGACTTATTGCATTGTTTAGCCTTGATTTTTATGACATTGTTAGACCACGACATACTgaggaaaagaacatttaaaaacatttaaattctaCAGCGTTGAGTCTCTGAGTTACAGCAATCACACTATGATATAATACAAGTATAACAGCATGGTTCATCTGTTTGTATCAGGTTTTCATGGATAAAATGTCTAAGAACATTGTAGATTGTCTGTTTCCCTCATTACAAAACAATTCTGTAGAAAGATTTGGATACAATATGTTTTACTATTTAGTGTcgtgatttatatatttattgtctgtagttaaatgtgaagaaattgAAGCTGATAGTTAAAACTGTCCAAACATGTTGATTACAGAACAAGTTTAAGAGAAGTCAGTTGTTCAATGGAACTTTATatatcaatcagccacaacattaaaaccaggagaagtaaacattGGCCATCTTGGATATTTCTtagtcatgtaccacccacataaaccagaccagacacccccaccccagagcaataacactccttggtggcagctggatgcagcctgacacacaaaaaccccttaggaacaactcaaaaaacatgacgaGTAgcacctgacctccaaattcactagatcccaaactgatcaagtatctgtgggatgatccagagacccctcccctcaacacataggattCAAAGCtccccccactaataacatcctgttaccagacaccacaggacaccctcagaagacccatgtccattctctgatgagtcgcaattGTAttggaggctcaagggagatctacacaatattagacaggtggtcataatgttatgcctggttggtgAATGACAGCTATTTAGTCAGTAGTAGCAGTTCACAGTAtcaaacagcaggaggagatcTGATAGAAACACGCTGAgatctcctcctgctgtttgaTGATGAATTTTATTTGTACACGATTCTCTCTGTGAGTAGAGTAACTGACACTTCTGCAGATTAAACATGATGTACAGAGGGTAAAATAAGTAGTGAATAGTGAATATTTCTATCACTTGCAGATGGAGTTATCTTAGCCTgttatatttgtacatatgctAATGCATATATAAAGAatcatataatttaaaatactgtatgtccATAGTACACTCTAACCGTAACTGTTTCTACGAGAGGACTAATGTGTCTGACACTGTTTGTCTAGTCGAGTGTTGAAGTCGAGTGATGCCTCAACACATTTATAGATTTTCTTGGCAAGGGTAAAGTTATAACAAGGTTAAAGTTATAACTTTCTAACCATTGTCACTTCATCTCCTGATTACCTCCTGGCTAGCAGCAAGTTACTGTTAAATTAATGCTCTTTCTGTTATTgaaatttactgttaattttcaagaacaataaatcaataaaactcTCATCCTCcgcatttacagtaaaatgcaGATGAATAATTACTGGTTAATTAGGattcatttacagtttttatcaCAAATTATATATCTGAGGTATTTTAATGTACTGCACGGATACTGAATGCTACATACAAGTACACATGCAGtacatatttttagatttagtcatttatttttaaatatttttttgtaacttgaTAAATTATTCTATGTCAGTTTTGCTATAAGATATCATATTTTGGAAGAGTGTATAAATGTAgcattttttataaatagcaaattcatgttttatgacAAATAATACAGCTTCAAATTTACCTTGTGTCTATgaacaaaatacaatacatgTTGAAAATGAACTTTCCTCGAAGAACAAATTAAAGTATGAAGGTTTAgagcaaaactaaaatatcagACATTTGAGAAGGGTTAGAAATGTCAAAAATTCAAGCCAACAGCTCCAGGTCAGTGCTGTAACTGAACTAAATTACAGTTGTACCAATAATGCACACAGCACTCAACAAGAAAACATGTTGCTGGGAATATGGAATATGTTGGAATCTGCATATTTGTTCATGTTGGAGGATTTCTATTTAACTGAACTTCCGCAAAATCACAGTGAAAAAACTCAATGTTCGATGCTACTTTTGAGAATATGACAAATTAAAGCATGATATTAATATCAGTTTACATAATTTTCACGTTTCAACATTAACTGGCCCTTCTTACTCCTGTGGTCGCATGCTTTTTGTTTCAATTCTATCTTTTATGGAGACATTTCAGAGCTATAGTATGAAAAGCAGattctaaaattaaaaaggTACAAAACATCAACTATTACTAAAACAAGAATAAGATCTTACCTTGAATTTGACTTGAAAATATCACAGAAACAGCCAATAAGAAAGATTTAAGTTCCATTTCAAAACATACAATTCAATTTAAGGATGTACACGAGCTGCTCCCTCAGAGCAAGTGAGAAATGTTGGTtcctgtttaattatttatgcaGACGTTTACCACAGGGGGCGTCTTTAGTTTTTAGGGACACTATGTCTATAAGACGCCCATAGTTTGTCAAACTACAATGGAGAGATGATCTAAGAAAAGGTTTATGTATCTGAACCTGTTGTGGTTTTGCTCTGACACTTTTCTCATGTTTGCAGGtctctctgatggtgtctccatctgtctggtgaAGACAGTCGTGTTCTCTGTTGGTCTGATCATCATGGTGTCTGTCGTCATCAGTGTCCACCTCATGGAGAAGATcaggaaactaaaataaacagttctccTC encodes:
- the LOC125011401 gene encoding uncharacterized protein LOC125011401 isoform X1, with translation MSLSVILGLMLCIEAPVNKARSSTMSLSVILGLMLCIKAPGSSAVTDVFVKRGEDVLLEVMDDVTKKFDFFIWKFNIINVLVGYLPGRKPTVSKGYTGRVEFSVENYSVKLKYLQDDDSGVYEAQVTGAKEQTIAKYMVTVQGPVSPVDLNPDSVSNSSDSCSLTVTCSTEDSHISSTFTCDTKTCSQEGGDQSKVTNSGASLRVHLLNGTIICHHSNQVSWTQKNMTQIQDLCPLHAGLSDGVSICLVKTVVFSVGLIIMVSVVISVHLMEKIRKLK
- the LOC125011401 gene encoding uncharacterized protein LOC125011401 isoform X2, encoding MSLSVILGLMLCIEAPGSSAVTDVFVKRGEDVLLEVMDDVTKKFDFFIWKFNIINVLVGYLPGRKPTVSKGYTGRVEFSVENYSVKLKYLQDDDSGVYEAQVTGAKEQTIAKYMVTVQGPVSPVDLNPDSVSNSSDSCSLTVTCSTEDSHISSTFTCDTKTCSQEGGDQSKVTNSGASLRVHLLNGTIICHHSNQVSWTQKNMTQIQDLCPLHAGLSDGVSICLVKTVVFSVGLIIMVSVVISVHLMEKIRKLK
- the LOC125011399 gene encoding uncharacterized protein LOC125011399 isoform X3 — protein: MVTVQGPVSPVDLNPDSVSISSDSCNLTVTCSTEDSHINSTFKCDNQTYSQEGGDQSKVTNSGASLRVHLLNDTIICNHSNQVSWMENRTQIQDLCPLHAGLEHPFGPISTIIMIFVGVLMMVVGSCLLYKRRKRDRKTIKNPLYGRSVRSADRDSALSPSSTYSLVGQNTGPRGSTETKTNNQPESLYAMI
- the LOC125011399 gene encoding CD48 antigen-like isoform X2, which gives rise to MELKSFLLAVSVIYSSQIQGSSAVTDVFVKRGDDVLLEVMDDVTKEFDFFVWKFDTSNVLVGYSPGGKPKNYTGRVEFSVENYSLKLKNLQDDDSGVYTALATADQQQTVAKYMVTVQGPVSPVDLNPDSVSISSDSCNLTVTCSTEDSHINSTFKCDNQTYSQEGGDQSKVTNSGASLRVHLLNDTIICNHSNQVSWMENRTQIQDLCPLHAGLEHPFGPISTIIMIFVGVLMMVVGSCLLYKRRKRDRKTIKNPLYGRSVRSADRDSALSPSSTYSLVGQNTGPRGSTETKTNNQPESLYAMI